AACAATCATACGGatataaactatacatagaTAATGAAATTAACTTAATGAAACCTAAACGAGATAAAATACGCTTTTGAGTTTATAGTTTTGCAATGTAGCCCATGTTAACTTTGGTCTACCACTGTGTGAAACGTGAAAAACAATACAGGTTTTGACACTGACCTAATGGTGGAGTATGATTTGTGaagtatctaatataataaacaagcCTATTATAGTAACACCTATTTGTCATGCTtgtgaaattgaaattaatataattacaatgtgTTGTGCttcattagattttaaataaacataataagtattagttattattctatacacagttattagttatagtatataatattatatatttatatttaaatgttcaacAACAAACTCATATATTAAACTTCAATAGAATCCTTATAATTAAATCGTTTATTTACGGATATTTAAAATCAACTTTATGTGAAAGTTGACGTTACTAAATCACCCATAGAAATCCAAGTTTTGTAAGAATTACTCAGACCTCGAGACATCGGATTTTGTCAGTAACAGAAACTACTGCAGCAGTTTTGggaaactttttaaatatattatcaatagttatttttacGATTAGGATAACCTAtgacaaaattgaataattagttcACGAAAGTACAcacctattaattatacttaatctTTAAACGTACAGTGTAATATCGAGGGTATTAAGTTGTTGTACTGTTCTAAAAATTAcacagaaaaaaatgaaatataataacgaaTACTTTCTGAacctgaaatataaatatattaataattagaagAGATTTGACCCTCTAAAAATTATGTACcaatattgttgataataagttcaggtttttaatatgaatcaatagtaaaaaaaaaacaaataaaaacattgaacAATCTTAAGATTGAAAAACAAATGACATTATGTATTAATAGGAATATTTTTACAacgtgtacctattaattaggtacatatggACTATTTTTTGGttctttatagtttaatatgaaAAGCCTGGATGATTTAACATTCTACGGGTATTCTACACCTGACGACAGATATATCCCAACTTAAAACGAATTGTTTGgtggatttaaaatattacatgttaTGATCAGGTACAAGTGTGTCACGCactatgtaaaatgtatgattttagATTACGTACCATCGTGGTGGTGAAAAATAATAcggtttttgaatatttcacgGTAGGAAGGTGGTTTGAAATGTCGAACAAACagatcaaaataataatgataataataataataacttctcGGTGCGTAGAACAATCAGACAAAATATACGATACACGAGAGCCGTGTGTGCAGTGTCACAGCGTAATGTACCTACAACGTACAAACATTTACAAACAACGACGACGTAACCAATGTTGGTAGCCgaagtttacattttaatttattgcgtAGAAAGTAATTAGGAGATTGCAATAATATTAGTCGgcagatatgtaaatatattatgtgcgtatgtgttgaatatcaaaattatgCTGCAGGCGTAAAACCTCTGAATGGTTGTGCTGACGGTGTCAATTAATGTTCAACACTCGAACAACCTTTAGGACACGTGACTACGGTTATCGGTATTTTTcccaaatgaaatatttcccGAATAACATTTTTCCcacttataatcatattttttaaatttaaaatttttttttttttagagttttaaataaatttattttaacaacattattacaataaattattatattagactaCCAATAAATCATCAAAATGTATAGAACAAAAGATTATATGAAAACGATGTTTGACTAAGTATCGTACGTAATATCTGTAATATTTAAGACTGTGATTACTATTGTAGATATCGtgcgtcataatatattatggcatGTGCATCATACAGTGTGATTAAAATGTCAGGCTaactgaaattaatttatggtaGCTTAGCGTGCGTGAGGTCTTAATAAGACTCGTTCAGAGAAAAACTTAAATGTACAAAAGTATGCGTGGTAAACAGTGTAAAGCGTAGTCTCCGTCGAACTCCGATGAGGAAAcactattaaataaatcataacgaTGCGCCAAATCAAGAAGAGTATTTGGCagaaattattcaatatacttTGAGGGGGCAAAGCTAAGGATCAGCCTGAACAGATAAAGAAAGTGTTATGCATACTTGgtaggaaaaaataatatcttctattgataatatgtttttgataaataaataattataatttatatcaatcaacaaattattttttcgagaaaaaattgtattcggaAAAGTTTTTGTCACCGCGTGGTGACTGATAACTACCTACGTATAAACACGAGCAGTGACCGGTGACCACGGTTATAACAAACTTTTGCACCAGCATcgtattaattttgatttcttGCCATCAGATAATAATACGAAGAGCGTAATATAGTCGTAccggcaatataataatattaagcacataatgacaaattacaatataattaacgtTACGATCCAGGAAAACTAACACGTTTCTCGTTAATTATGATTTGTTCGTTATCTTAACTATAATTAAGGACTCTGCGATAACGTTCTAACACGTAGGTATTCTTTATAGTCTATAcgcattataggtacttaagtcatatacatattataaaattatatatgtgtaataatataatatatattacttatgcataatttatgttaatattttactattattaggtAAGTATAAGAAAGTGTCTTTGGTAGTCacagaataataacaatattgttcgttattatttatgtatgtgtattgattcaaaatatataaaaaggtgTAGGTAGAATTCGAACATAATATGAACGCTAGCTTATATAGTTCAAGTCGTCgatgaatattgttattattattaacacacaattttaataataattttaattaactagAAATATTTTCagcagtttttaatttatttgatacaaGGTTTATATATTtgcagtattaataatatactattaagaTCAGATGAAAGGTTGAAcactaatttatgtaaaaataatattgactattgtttATCTACATCGGAAGTATGTTTTTATATGTGATTAGAATATTAAActttatgtgttttttaaatttatagtagatTTTCATCaagtcattttttcaaaaagatcatattttcttcaatttttgaaccattttacttaatattattatttttttcggaaTTTATCTTTATGATTTACTTCTTTCGTTAAAATTATCATGTACTTTGTATTCAAAGTATAAGAGTTAAGCTTACTGTTGttcaatactattttaatttataatcttatgcatttaaatgtttgttacgcattaataaattactaaaatgggttcaatttataattttttgtttttaacttaacttttttgtataaataaaaaaaataattatatctacctatactTGAAATTTATTCTCATAAGAACATTGACATTTATTTCaacgaaattattttaaaaatatattttaaaaactctaGACATCTACATCACAGATAGTTATAGAAGCCTACTGAATGTGTGTCTTACATATAAtttgtagatattattaatgaataatacgattctattttaaataatattcatacatacaacataatcactaatcagtggtacatatcttaataaataatttatctcgAAACTATAGTATTGCATAAATTAAATCACCACAAATCCTAGTAACAAAGGCCCTATGTGTGTATCGCGTATTTGCAGCTGGACTGGTATTTGGCAAAGATCCTGCCCCAACAAATGAACtaggtaatataggtagtatctTCTAGAAgtgaaatgtaaattttaattcaattaaccGTCTACAAGTTACTTGAActactatacaatttaatataatatatatatatatatatatatatatatatatatatatatttatcaagacTTGATAAATTGAAgcacaatcaaaaaaaaaccacaagaAAATTActgatttatgaataatatggaaatatattatttttaatttagattaaaaaaatcaaatattataactacagtaatacgtataatatacaatatttattcttatacaatatgtattaaaaaatatttacacgcaggatttattatatttgtcttcattttattaaatgttttaataattatattagtttttaccAAGACTAGATCATCATGCCCATAAAGAGATGGAGAGATggtatggaatataatatatagacaaacTCGatgaaatatcatattatattgaaaaataatataatttttattgaaaatgaatAGAATTATCTTAAtgaatacatacaaaataaaagacatacaataattataggcaCATCAATacgtttattttgaaaaataaacaatcaaatGCCTATTGACGAGAAAAACGAAATACcgaatacttattttatttaccacTTTATGTGTAGTGAATCtaaactttatttatacataaatgtatatattattatattatatatattttatataacaatatgttttgACTTATatgatacataggtactataataaatatattggtcacacttatattaatttttttttctatgagaATAGATTCAAAGcaatatttgtttgatatattatataggtaaaatataataatagtactcaATTGAaagatgaatataattatagttagagaacaaattatagtttttacttcttatacatattataaaaaaaaatctaataaattcatctttaaaaatatacctttaaAAAGGTTGTGCTCAATAAGTAcgaccaaataataataaattacttttcttCTGTTAACATACGATTTCCATTAACATatgattcaaaattcaaattaaatttaaataatacaattttactaatTCAGTTTTAAGTTACATCAAGCACAcagataccatattatatatttcaattaattgttcgccatttaaattgattattaaaatattatttttcaaaaaattatataagtttattgtCATAcgtgaattttaaattacctaatagttattttatacttccaaataatcattatacatttttagaaattgttttacaaaaataattactatacattgATATTCtaatgtttagtaataatattgttgtgagacaataaattaatgtctacaaaattaaataaataatattcgtcaGTGATGTccagtattttataaataaaataaaataaattgataatgttggtaatataatataatattataaaattagtgaATCACTTACCAAATTATGTTTCAGTTTCGTCTTGTCAACATTTGTAAgcaaaaaacattgttttaatacAGTTGTAACGGTCTCGAGTACAAAACAATATTGAgatctgaaaaaaatatcaaaaattgtttttataaatctttaagaagacaacaaaatattattaaaataatgatcaaAATTACTATTTCCATAACTAttgtatacgattataatatgatacgatGAACATATCGAATTTTAATCAGACAATAcaatgtagataatattaaaaagtatatgaattaaaaatggaaattgttttttgcaagaatttaataaaaatgtaatataattaaaaaatattattattataacagaacaTAATACAAAAAGTCGAACTTCTATATAAGAATTGTTTGGGCTTAGCTTGTTTTAATAAGTTCTAAGTACAATTATTCGATGTTCCTATTGTACACATGGTGCAAACACATAATGTCAAACGCtaaattcataacaattaaCTTGTGAAACCAAGGTTAGGTGACATcaatatagtaagtatataagtaataatagtaagtatTATATAGTAAGACATTATAATAGTACCATTTCAATACGAATTCTATAGCACCTATTTTACTCTGAGGGtctgataaaaaatgtatttatacctatatatttattatatattatacatacgttcGAATTTTCAATGAACAGTTTAACTATTCAggttcttttatttatttaaattcaggATGAACCAGacagtattatttttgattgtaaGTACAATTTAATgcagaatgtaaaaaaaaattgacaaacactatacaatatgttttgatatttataaatataaaccttTAACACTACAATCgttttaaaatcgtttttcttttcattgtAGGGCATGTTggatattattatgagtttttGACATAAACTGTTCATCAACTAAAAAGTGTGACAATAGGTTAAACATTAAAACCAGTATTGAACTTTAGatacaactaaataaatatcaaaatattatacggCGTTAGAAGTTAgctaaaatatcaatatgtatacctaaatgagcataatattataatactatattaatatacaataatataattcatataacgaataatattaaaacaaattaaattatcggAAGTGAGGGAGTACTGataccattttttttcaaaaataagtaAAACCTTTGAGGAATCTTTTGAGGTACTGAAGTGTGCAGGTTCCATAAAGAGATGCATAAGTATGACATTTGCGTTTGACCCGACATAAAGTGGTTAATTATAACTACGTCATTCGGTTGTTATTTAACTGTTCCACAGTCGTAGTCatgttgattatttttgtatattcgTCGACGTTCTTCAAGAAGTCCAAGTGGTAAGCAACCTTTGTAGAGAGATGTGTGAAGACCTGTAAATATGATGTACTTGGCTAAGATTAATGGTTATTTCAAACACACATCAGAAGCACGTTTTTCACACACATAATGCTGAATCGGgaaaacgttcataaaatattttggtttggaCGTATACAAATCATTTAAGTGTTAGAAATATTCTTCAACTATCTTATTATTCATCTTTCAAGATTTTATGCTTGTTCAAAATTCTTAGTGGAGTTCTTCaaagttttgatttttgaataagCAAGCTGATGTTTCATTCCAAAAGAATATCATGCAGGAAATATTAGCTTAAAAAACTGTTTGATTCCCTATTTTAATGAcacaatattaagaaaaaaaatgtcatataatTTTTGCgtgattaagaaaataattaaataagaaatttaaacgaaaaatgcaACGGTTTTCTGTTGAAACACGAATACTTAAGTACCTTCCTATAGATTTTATAATGACAAAacgttctaaataaaataatgctaATTTATGGTTGTGAGCGGTGATGCTTTTTAttcagttatataataatataataaaaataataataacataattaatgtGTGGCACTAAAGTTAAATATTCCAAAAGGAAGAAATTACCAAACCTTATGCAATATATCACAATAGAACagatataaatatcatatggagaaattattgaaaacatttcgTATTTGCATCGTTACccaatcatttaaaaatttatgttGATTATGCGgtgatatttttacaataactatAGCCTTCGTGTACGgtatgatcatttttaaaaaaaatattgatatttatatatttgtacatcagttctatagaatattattttttcatgttaatttttttaataatattgttggtttttaaaataagacTAGCAGACCCGGCGAACTCCGTTTCGCCACCAGATTCGTTTTATGTAACATAAATTGTGTTAGAAATTAAACCTGTGGCCAGTCTGGAACTGGGGTTCCTTGTTTGCGACGTTGGAATTTCTTTGTTGATTGATTCCAAGTGTAATACTTGGGCATTTCAAGGTACATCAGCGTCGCTGCGAATGGATCTGCTTCACACATTGCAAAGAAGCTAGTCAATGTTGTCGATGGTGGTCTCTCAGCTCGTTGTGCCGCATTAGCCTCAGTGAAGTAAACTCTTTGGCCATTTTCCAAATGCACTGCTAAATGTACAACTGTGGGATATCTTTCATGAATTTGAAATGACAATAATCGCCACAGTGCTTCATTAGTACTGACGTATCTGCCCATTTGGAAGTTGCTGATTTCGTCATTCACATTTTCCGACGCAATACCAAACACAGCCATGTCGCTGCCTTTTGTGACGTACTTGcacaaatatttgattgatttgGCCGAATGACAACTCTCAACGTTTGCATGTGTTTCGAAAATTCGTGATAGCAGCGGGCAATATGGTACAATGAATTCATTTCCGATCTCAATCTCTTGATTTTGAACTTTAACTTTGATAGTTCGACCGTTATCTTCTTTTGAACGCCGACGATAAACTGGATATCCATCGTTCCCTGTGACTGTTTCAGCAACTAACGGTCGCGGATATCGTTTTGTGCACTTTCCATCAGCCATGCAAGGCGATAATGGATTTAATGCACCGCACGGTCCATGCACCATCTGCGTCGTCACAATGTCGTGTAGACGGGGATCAGTGACTGGATCAGGAATTTCAGCTGATATGATGTCATCCACTTCATTTGAATGTAATTTGTTCAGCAACCAAATTAGGATATGAGCATGCGGTAGTCCACGCTTCTGCCATTCCACCGAGTACATATAACAACGTGTGTCACCAAAAACTCGATACTTAGTAAGCACATCCATCATAACCTTGAGTTTTTGCTGAAATACTCCGGCGATTATGTCATGGCGATCTTGCGGTTTTTGACCCGGTTCCAACTCGCGTTCAATTTCCGTCCACTTCGGATTGCATGTGACCGTAATAAATAAATCCGGAGTTCCATAATTTCGCACGTACGTCATAGCGTCTTGAGCGTATTCGTGCATGTGGCGTGGGCTTCCGATATAAGTTGATGGGAGAACCGTCAGTCGTCCAATATTCTGAACATCACCATCTGA
The Metopolophium dirhodum isolate CAU chromosome 7, ASM1992520v1, whole genome shotgun sequence DNA segment above includes these coding regions:
- the LOC132948319 gene encoding uncharacterized protein LOC132948319, translated to MNYYAYRMMIRTHEENVILKCGRLFQQFAVDMYVKVETERLAFIRFNQPKLRSEDYIHLRDAIHSDGDVQNIGRLTVLPSTYIGSPRHMHEYAQDAMTYVRNYGTPDLFITVTCNPKWTEIERELEPGQKPQDRHDIIAGVFQQKLKVMMDVLTKYRVFGDTRCYMYSVEWQKRGLPHAHILIWLLNKLHSNEVDDIISAEIPDPVTDPRLHDIVTTQMVHGPCGALNPLSPCMADGKCTKRYPRPLVAETVTGNDGYPVYRRRSKEDNGRTIKVKVQNQEIEIGNEFIVPYCPLLSRIFETHANVESCHSAKSIKYLCKYVTKGSDMAVFGIASENVNDEISNFQMGRYVSTNEALWRLLSFQIHERYPTVVHLAVHLENGQRVYFTEANAAQRAERPPSTTLTSFFAMCEADPFAATLMYLEMPKYYTWNQSTKKFQRRKQGTPVPDWPQV